The Spirosoma foliorum genome has a window encoding:
- a CDS encoding TerD family protein — protein MEQGLMLVKDEKVDLTKGNPGLKNVNVGMGWDVSGGASSYDLDAFAFALTANFKLASNNDVLFFGNKSILGGKIKHSGDNLTGAGDGDDETINIKLSELPDNVEAIILGVNIYQAEQKRQRFGMVKNAFIRLYDADSKQELMRYDLSEDGGSATGFVLGKMYKHNGEWKFQSESFPSNGDINQIAAQYR, from the coding sequence ATGGAACAAGGTCTGATGCTCGTCAAAGACGAGAAGGTTGATTTGACAAAAGGGAATCCGGGGTTGAAAAACGTAAACGTCGGCATGGGGTGGGACGTTTCAGGCGGTGCATCAAGTTATGATTTAGACGCCTTTGCGTTTGCTTTAACGGCAAACTTTAAGCTGGCCAGTAATAATGATGTATTGTTCTTTGGAAACAAAAGCATTTTAGGCGGGAAAATAAAGCACTCAGGCGACAATCTAACTGGCGCAGGGGATGGTGACGACGAGACAATTAACATTAAGCTTTCTGAGCTTCCCGACAATGTTGAAGCAATCATTTTAGGGGTCAACATCTATCAGGCTGAACAGAAGCGCCAACGTTTCGGCATGGTAAAAAACGCATTCATTCGACTGTATGACGCGGATAGCAAACAGGAGTTAATGCGCTACGACTTGTCTGAGGATGGCGGTTCGGCAACTGGCTTTGTACTCGGAAAAATGTACAAACACAACGGCGAATGGAAGTTTCAATCTGAAAGCTTTCCGTCAAATGGAGATATTAATCAAATAGCCGCTCAATACCGATAG
- a CDS encoding HAD family hydrolase, whose amino-acid sequence MAIKQISFDFWNTLFRANPAYGEARNKYLAESKFNLNGLSASEVHDAYKSVDWRIDWLIDRTGYSYAPVQLYGMVAYELGYHQATSGDLLSMGEAFAELFQKHPPTLYSPDTLHVLKELSGLSYGISIGSNTGFIPGSLLRNVCLEPLDIEFNFMVFSDEIHYAKPHAGFFGEVYGKADNVFRFRGINRKQILHIGDNLITDVAGPMAAGLDAFLINDGTFTISDLMTKISHEANV is encoded by the coding sequence ATGGCCATTAAGCAAATCAGTTTCGATTTCTGGAACACGTTATTTCGAGCCAATCCAGCCTATGGGGAGGCTCGAAATAAGTATTTGGCCGAAAGTAAGTTCAACCTAAACGGTCTATCCGCCAGTGAGGTGCATGACGCCTATAAATCCGTTGATTGGCGAATTGATTGGCTGATTGACCGTACAGGCTATTCCTACGCACCGGTTCAACTCTACGGAATGGTAGCTTATGAATTGGGTTACCATCAGGCTACTAGCGGTGATTTGTTGAGTATGGGTGAGGCCTTTGCCGAGTTATTTCAAAAGCACCCTCCAACTCTATATAGTCCAGACACACTTCATGTACTTAAGGAGTTATCAGGTCTGAGTTATGGGATAAGTATTGGTTCGAATACGGGTTTTATTCCAGGTTCATTATTGCGAAATGTTTGCTTAGAGCCATTAGATATTGAGTTCAATTTCATGGTTTTCTCTGATGAGATTCACTATGCAAAACCACACGCTGGATTCTTTGGAGAGGTTTACGGAAAGGCAGATAATGTGTTTCGATTTAGAGGTATTAATAGAAAGCAAATTCTACACATTGGTGATAATCTAATAACTGATGTTGCCGGACCAATGGCGGCTGGACTGGATGCTTTCCTGATAAATGATGGCACGTTTACCATTTCCGATCTAATGACCAAAATCAGCCACGAAGCTAATGTATAA